From the Bacteroidota bacterium genome, one window contains:
- a CDS encoding T9SS type A sorting domain-containing protein has translation MKKNLLPVIISIACIFLSCSRNTNTVQEKKTKTHTGEAESEAGERVRWELKRLRDPATGRIPGMIREKELAYAATLPKANEHFSNGNARTNGAWDFRGPWNLGGRTRALAIDVSNQNVILAGGVSGGMWRSTDAGASWTRVSPVTGYPGVNAISQDTRPGHENTWYYLSGEAYGTSASGGGAFYLGNGMYKSTDGGITWTSLSNTVSGTPQTFDNVWDVTWNVATDPGNSSQSIVYAAAFDAIFKSSNGGSSWVRVKGAGGMQSTYSYFTDVAVSPTSVAYATLSSDGPQKGIWRATGTTSFVNIIPTNFPLNYDRLGIGIDPNNENYVYFFGPTPGYGKMSTDFLGDTLWNSLWKYEYVSGNGTGTGGIWTDLSSNLPGNIGVFNGMNTQGGYDVVVKVKPGNPNVIFLGGTNIFRSTSAFTDSTHTDVIGGYAPGAALPFVDEYPNHHPDQHAFAFLPADPNVMYVGCDGGVSRTMDNSLTPVVWEDMNNGYITSQFYTVTVDHGSLNDIVIGGLQDNGTYYTNSTNAQDPWVHSFDGDGSYCQIADGGSIYYFSKQQGKMAKTTVDANGAVTAYRRIDPIGAEGYQFINPYLLDPNNNNIMYLCAGKYMWRNDDLSGIPLSNQWDSISTNWVQFPDTLNSATESISAMAVSKTPANRLYYGTDEGSLYRIDNANTGIPTRTEITSASFPATGNVSCIAINPDDADKILVVFSNYSVYSLFYSEDGGTNWKHVAGNLEQNSSGTGNGPSLRWASILPVSDGTVYLVATSVGLFSTDTLIDNATVWSQQSPSGIGAAVVDMIDTRVTDGLVVVATHGSGLFSTHITSISDLNTSVPKNITALQLTVFPNPASAYVNINVPVVMENKSVRIKLTDELGRIVYNKIMNASSEPFHIPLENTSSGIYYVQMESSGIKRSGIFMKN, from the coding sequence ATGAAAAAAAATCTACTTCCGGTAATTATCAGCATAGCCTGTATTTTTTTATCGTGTTCAAGAAATACGAATACAGTACAGGAAAAGAAAACCAAAACACATACAGGTGAAGCGGAATCCGAAGCAGGTGAACGTGTTCGATGGGAATTGAAACGCCTCAGAGACCCCGCAACCGGACGAATTCCCGGAATGATCCGTGAAAAAGAACTCGCCTACGCTGCAACATTACCGAAAGCTAATGAACATTTCTCCAATGGAAATGCTCGCACTAATGGAGCCTGGGATTTTCGCGGTCCATGGAATCTGGGTGGACGCACCCGTGCACTGGCCATCGATGTCAGTAATCAAAATGTGATCCTTGCCGGTGGAGTGAGCGGAGGAATGTGGAGAAGTACAGATGCAGGTGCGAGCTGGACCCGCGTTTCACCTGTCACTGGTTATCCGGGAGTGAACGCGATCTCACAGGATACACGCCCCGGGCATGAAAATACCTGGTATTATTTATCCGGCGAAGCCTATGGAACTTCCGCAAGCGGAGGTGGAGCATTTTATCTTGGTAACGGAATGTATAAATCAACGGATGGTGGAATCACCTGGACATCCCTCAGCAATACTGTTTCAGGAACACCGCAGACATTTGACAATGTCTGGGATGTTACCTGGAATGTCGCGACCGATCCTGGAAATTCTTCACAATCGATTGTATATGCTGCTGCCTTTGACGCGATCTTCAAAAGTTCAAACGGCGGTTCTTCCTGGGTGAGAGTAAAAGGTGCAGGCGGAATGCAATCGACGTATTCATATTTTACAGATGTAGCCGTATCACCTACCAGTGTAGCTTACGCAACCCTCAGCAGTGACGGTCCGCAAAAAGGAATCTGGAGAGCAACAGGAACGACTTCCTTTGTAAATATTATTCCGACAAATTTTCCACTTAACTACGATCGACTGGGAATTGGAATTGACCCCAACAATGAGAACTACGTTTATTTCTTTGGCCCGACACCGGGTTATGGAAAGATGAGTACAGATTTTCTTGGTGATACACTTTGGAACAGCTTGTGGAAATACGAATATGTTTCCGGAAACGGAACTGGAACAGGTGGCATCTGGACCGATCTTTCTTCAAATCTTCCGGGAAATATCGGAGTGTTTAATGGCATGAATACACAAGGCGGTTACGATGTGGTTGTAAAAGTAAAACCCGGAAATCCGAATGTTATCTTTTTAGGAGGGACAAATATTTTCCGTTCCACATCAGCGTTTACTGATTCCACTCACACGGATGTGATCGGTGGATACGCGCCGGGTGCTGCTTTGCCTTTTGTTGATGAATATCCGAATCATCATCCGGATCAACATGCATTCGCGTTTCTTCCGGCTGATCCGAATGTGATGTATGTTGGTTGTGATGGAGGCGTTTCACGTACAATGGATAATTCTCTCACTCCTGTAGTTTGGGAAGACATGAACAATGGTTACATCACTTCGCAGTTTTATACAGTGACGGTTGATCATGGTAGCCTGAACGATATCGTGATCGGTGGCCTGCAGGATAACGGAACCTATTACACAAATTCAACAAATGCTCAGGATCCCTGGGTTCATTCTTTTGATGGTGATGGTTCGTATTGCCAGATTGCGGACGGTGGATCAATTTATTATTTCTCCAAACAGCAGGGAAAAATGGCAAAGACCACTGTGGATGCGAATGGCGCCGTGACAGCCTATCGCCGAATAGATCCGATTGGCGCGGAGGGTTACCAATTTATCAATCCATATTTACTGGATCCGAATAATAACAACATCATGTATCTCTGTGCCGGCAAATACATGTGGAGAAATGATGATTTGTCTGGCATCCCGTTGAGCAATCAATGGGATTCAATCTCGACAAACTGGGTGCAGTTTCCGGATACATTGAATTCTGCTACCGAATCCATTTCCGCGATGGCAGTTTCAAAAACACCGGCAAATCGGTTGTACTATGGAACAGATGAAGGTTCTCTCTATAGAATTGATAATGCCAACACCGGAATTCCGACCCGGACAGAAATTACTTCCGCGTCATTTCCGGCTACTGGAAATGTTTCCTGCATCGCGATCAATCCGGATGATGCGGATAAAATCCTCGTTGTCTTTTCGAATTATTCGGTGTATAGTTTGTTTTATTCTGAAGATGGTGGCACCAACTGGAAACATGTTGCCGGAAACCTTGAACAAAATTCAAGTGGTACAGGTAATGGACCGTCATTACGATGGGCAAGTATTTTACCTGTGTCGGACGGTACTGTTTATTTAGTTGCAACCAGTGTCGGATTATTTTCAACAGATACATTGATCGATAATGCTACGGTATGGTCACAGCAAAGTCCTTCAGGAATCGGTGCCGCTGTAGTTGACATGATTGATACACGGGTTACAGACGGTCTGGTGGTGGTAGCGACGCATGGTAGCGGACTTTTCTCTACTCACATTACCAGCATCAGCGATTTGAATACCTCAGTTCCGAAAAACATTACGGCACTTCAATTAACTGTTTTCCCAAATCCTGCTTCTGCTTATGTAAACATCAATGTTCCGGTAGTGATGGAAAATAAATCCGTTCGGATAAAATTGACTGATGAATTGGGTAGAATTGTATATAATAAAATCATGAACGCATCCTCAGAGCCATTTCATATTCCTCTTGAAAATACAAGTTCAGGGATATACTATGTACAAATGGAATCTTCCGGGATAAAAAGATCTGGAATATTCATGAAAAACTGA
- the dinB gene encoding DNA polymerase IV yields the protein MNTIVHMDLDSFFVSVSCLEHPRLKGKPVLIGGTSDRGVVASCSYEARAYGVHSAMPMKLARRLCPDAIIVRGDYDRYSYYSDMVTEIISERVPLYEKSSIDEFYIDLTGMDRFFGCYSWATELRHRITKETGLPISFGLSQNKTVSKVATGEAKPNGQMKIDWGLEKTFLAPLSVSKIPMVGEKTYHLLRNMGVEKIHTLQQMPVELMENVLGENGIVIWKKANGIDNSPVEPYNERKSISTEETFDQDTIDVTRLNELLVGMTEKLAFQLRTEDKLTACVTVKIRYSNFDTHTMQARIPHTSSDHTLMSRVKEIFAKLYNRRLLVRLIGVRFSHLVGGGYQINLFEDSEEMIRLYQAMDKMRRRFGEGSIQRAVGNGMHRRTFNPFTGK from the coding sequence ATGAACACCATCGTCCACATGGACCTCGACTCTTTCTTCGTTTCCGTCTCCTGCCTTGAGCATCCGCGACTGAAGGGAAAGCCTGTACTTATCGGCGGGACCAGCGATCGTGGGGTGGTGGCCTCCTGTAGTTATGAGGCCAGGGCTTATGGTGTGCATTCCGCGATGCCGATGAAGCTCGCACGCAGGCTTTGTCCGGATGCCATTATCGTTCGCGGTGATTATGATCGCTACAGTTATTATTCCGATATGGTCACGGAAATTATCAGCGAACGTGTTCCGCTCTACGAGAAATCTTCCATCGATGAATTTTATATCGATCTCACAGGTATGGATCGTTTTTTTGGATGCTATAGCTGGGCAACCGAACTGCGACACCGAATCACAAAAGAAACAGGATTGCCCATTTCATTTGGTTTATCACAGAACAAAACGGTTTCAAAAGTCGCTACCGGTGAAGCCAAACCCAACGGGCAGATGAAAATTGACTGGGGCCTTGAGAAAACATTCCTCGCGCCCTTGTCGGTCAGCAAAATTCCCATGGTAGGAGAAAAGACCTATCATCTCCTGCGCAATATGGGCGTGGAAAAAATTCATACCCTGCAACAGATGCCGGTAGAGCTGATGGAAAATGTGCTCGGAGAAAACGGTATTGTGATCTGGAAGAAAGCCAACGGAATCGACAACAGTCCGGTAGAACCTTATAACGAGCGCAAATCCATCTCCACCGAAGAAACTTTCGATCAGGATACAATAGATGTAACACGACTGAATGAATTGCTGGTAGGCATGACCGAGAAGCTCGCTTTTCAGTTGAGAACGGAAGACAAGCTAACAGCATGTGTAACCGTGAAAATCCGTTATTCAAATTTTGATACACATACCATGCAGGCGAGAATTCCGCATACATCAAGCGATCACACGCTCATGTCGCGGGTGAAGGAAATTTTTGCCAAACTCTACAACCGCCGCCTGCTGGTGCGCCTCATCGGTGTACGCTTTAGTCATCTTGTGGGCGGAGGATACCAGATCAACCTGTTTGAAGACAGCGAAGAAATGATCCGCCTGTACCAGGCCATGGACAAAATGCGCCGGCGTTTTGGAGAAGGATCCATTCAAAGAGCCGTGGGAAATGGAATGCACAGACGTACATTCAATCCGTTTACGGGAAAATAG
- a CDS encoding LexA family transcriptional regulator, giving the protein MYFNTNIKILRNRRNRTQDVVANELDISRSTLNSYENGSIKNPTLDALMAFSKYFKISIDTLVKVDMSKLSGFQMSELEKGNDVYVTGSRLRVLATTVDSQNRENIEMVPLKAKAGYKAGFADPEFIQKLPTFQLPLLLSDRKYRMFQISGDSMLPIPDKSWIIAEYLENWYDIKDGHAYIVLTQDEGIVFKVAINQLRKTKSVTLKSLNPAYAPYEVPVNEIREVWKFCNYMSSELPDNALAKDALLAKLIQLEGDLKGMKKVLE; this is encoded by the coding sequence ATGTATTTCAACACCAACATCAAAATTCTGCGCAACCGTCGCAACCGAACACAGGATGTGGTTGCGAATGAACTGGACATCAGCCGGTCGACACTGAACAGTTATGAAAATGGCAGCATCAAGAATCCGACACTGGACGCTTTGATGGCATTTTCAAAATATTTTAAAATATCGATTGATACATTGGTAAAGGTGGACATGAGCAAGCTTTCCGGTTTTCAGATGTCGGAGCTGGAAAAAGGAAACGATGTATATGTAACCGGTTCTCGTCTGCGTGTTCTGGCCACCACCGTGGACAGTCAGAACCGGGAAAATATCGAGATGGTTCCGCTCAAAGCGAAAGCGGGATACAAAGCCGGTTTCGCGGATCCAGAATTTATCCAAAAACTACCGACATTTCAGTTGCCACTATTGCTGAGCGATCGCAAATACAGGATGTTCCAGATCAGCGGTGATTCCATGCTGCCGATTCCTGATAAATCCTGGATCATCGCTGAATACCTGGAAAACTGGTATGATATAAAAGACGGACACGCTTATATAGTATTGACGCAGGACGAAGGAATTGTATTTAAAGTCGCGATCAACCAGCTCCGTAAAACAAAGTCGGTCACGCTCAAATCACTCAACCCGGCTTATGCTCCTTACGAAGTTCCGGTAAATGAAATCCGTGAAGTCTGGAAGTTTTGCAATTACATGAGCAGCGAACTACCCGATAATGCTCTCGCAAAAGATGCATTGCTCGCCAAGTTAATTCAACTCGAAGGAGATTTGAAAGGGATGAAGAAGGTGTTGGAATGA
- a CDS encoding YdeI/OmpD-associated family protein, with the protein MALTDKLKIKEDTRIYAIHAPVNFEKTLGKLPKGSSILDSSKGATQIHWFVKTKAQLEKELEKTLKLIKEGVTLWIYYPKTSSGIQTDLTRDKGWDKFLTHDEMHWLSLISFDETWSAFACRLKKESNHKKEKKADERPINDFIDPVKKTVRVPEDLAKALKEDKNLEKIFNSFAYSHRKEYVEWIVSAKKEETRASRIQGTLERLEKGWKNPANK; encoded by the coding sequence ATGGCTCTCACTGACAAATTAAAAATAAAGGAAGACACGAGGATTTATGCGATTCATGCCCCGGTAAATTTTGAAAAAACATTGGGAAAATTGCCGAAAGGTTCTTCTATTTTGGATTCTTCAAAAGGAGCAACACAAATTCATTGGTTTGTAAAAACCAAAGCTCAGCTTGAAAAGGAATTGGAGAAAACGCTGAAGCTGATAAAGGAAGGCGTCACACTTTGGATTTATTATCCGAAAACTTCTTCAGGAATTCAAACTGATTTGACAAGAGATAAAGGATGGGATAAATTTCTTACTCATGATGAAATGCATTGGCTGAGCCTGATTTCATTTGATGAAACCTGGTCGGCTTTTGCCTGCAGGTTGAAAAAAGAATCTAATCACAAAAAAGAAAAGAAAGCCGATGAACGTCCTATTAACGATTTCATAGATCCGGTTAAGAAAACAGTTCGTGTTCCGGAGGATCTTGCAAAAGCACTGAAAGAGGACAAGAACCTTGAAAAGATTTTCAATTCATTTGCTTACTCGCACCGAAAAGAATATGTGGAATGGATTGTGAGTGCTAAAAAAGAAGAAACAAGAGCTTCGAGAATACAAGGAACACTGGAGAGACTGGAAAAAGGATGGAAGAATCCGGCAAACAAATGA
- a CDS encoding TCR/Tet family MFS transporter produces MTTQTNKVLPFIFITLLIDVIGLGIIIPVIPGLIQGMTGSDISSASLYGGWLTFAYSFMQFIFSPILGGLSDKYGRRPILLFSLFGFGVDYIFMGLAPSIGWLFVGRAISGITGASFTTAGAYIADISTPEKRAQNFGMIGAAFGLGFIIGPVVGGLLGHFGLRVPFFAAAGLALLNWLYGYFILPESLKKENRRAFEWKRANPISSLNNLRRYPLVLSLVASLVCIYIAGHASQSTWTFYTIEKFKWDEKMVGYSLGFVGLMIAIVQGGLIRVIIPKLGQKRSVYFGLIIYALGLLLIAFATKGWMMFAFMVPLGLGGIAGPALQGIISSQVPPNEQGELQGALTSMISITSIIGPVLMTSLFSYFTSANAPVNFPGAPFLMGAILTVMSVLFAMRSLASQPRHS; encoded by the coding sequence ATGACAACTCAAACCAACAAGGTACTTCCATTTATTTTCATAACGTTGTTGATAGATGTAATCGGTCTTGGAATTATTATCCCTGTTATTCCAGGTTTGATCCAGGGCATGACAGGAAGTGATATCAGCTCTGCTTCTTTGTATGGAGGATGGTTAACATTTGCATACTCTTTCATGCAGTTTATTTTTTCTCCGATACTCGGTGGTTTGAGCGACAAATACGGTCGAAGACCAATATTGCTGTTCTCTCTGTTTGGTTTTGGAGTGGACTATATTTTCATGGGTTTAGCGCCTTCTATCGGATGGCTTTTTGTTGGACGTGCCATTTCCGGGATTACCGGTGCGAGTTTTACAACTGCCGGCGCGTACATCGCGGATATCAGCACACCGGAAAAACGGGCACAAAATTTTGGTATGATCGGAGCTGCATTTGGATTGGGATTTATTATTGGTCCTGTTGTCGGCGGGTTGCTCGGGCATTTCGGTTTAAGAGTTCCATTCTTTGCAGCTGCCGGACTAGCGCTTTTGAATTGGCTCTATGGCTATTTCATTCTTCCCGAATCCTTAAAAAAAGAAAATCGCCGTGCATTTGAATGGAAACGAGCAAACCCTATTAGCAGTTTGAATAATCTGAGACGTTATCCACTGGTGCTCAGCCTGGTTGCTTCCCTTGTTTGTATCTATATCGCCGGACATGCTTCACAAAGCACCTGGACATTTTACACCATTGAAAAATTCAAATGGGATGAAAAGATGGTTGGTTACTCACTTGGTTTTGTCGGACTGATGATTGCCATTGTACAAGGTGGATTGATCAGAGTAATTATTCCAAAGCTTGGTCAAAAGCGTTCAGTGTATTTCGGACTGATCATTTATGCATTGGGATTATTATTGATTGCTTTTGCTACCAAAGGATGGATGATGTTCGCGTTCATGGTTCCACTTGGATTAGGTGGAATTGCCGGACCAGCTTTGCAGGGAATTATTTCTTCCCAAGTTCCGCCCAATGAACAGGGTGAATTGCAGGGAGCACTAACAAGCATGATCAGTATTACTTCAATTATCGGCCCGGTATTGATGACGAGTTTGTTTTCATATTTCACTTCCGCAAATGCTCCCGTCAACTTTCCCGGAGCACCATTCCTCATGGGTGCAATATTGACTGTTATGAGTGTGCTATTTGCGATGAGGTCACTGGCAAGTCAGCCAAGACACTCTTGA